From the Lytechinus variegatus isolate NC3 chromosome 5, Lvar_3.0, whole genome shotgun sequence genome, the window GTGATACCATTCGATCTTGTGTCTGGGGATGGTACGGAATGGGGGAGGCGAACTTCTCTGCCATACAGTAAGAAGAAAGGTGTATACCCAGTTGATGAATGTACAGTTGAATTGTAAGCTAATTCAACCTGTTTCAGATGTTGATCCCATTCACCTCCTCTTTCTGCCAAGTATTTAGCCAGCTGGTCTTTGACGATACGGTTGGTTCGTTCTACTATGCCAGCACCCTGGGGGTGGTAAGGAGATGAGCGGGTTTTCTTGATACCAAACTGTTTACAAAGTTGATGAACAAGAGAAGATTCGAACTGACGTCCCTGATCAGTATATAATACATCAGGTAAACCGTGTTCCCTGGCATAATCTTCAAACAAGTGTTTTGATACTGTGGTAGCTGTTTGATCCTTCATAGCATAAAGATTGATGAATTTTGAGAAGTGATCCACAACTACAAGGATGTAGGAAGAACCAGAGGAAGTGCGGGGTAACATCGCAATATCAGCATAAACCGTTTGGAATGGGTAGCTTGTCGTAACACTCTGTAGTGGTGCTTGATGAGAGGGAGTTGGGTTTCTAAACGACTCACATGCCATGCAAGTCTCACAGTGGTCTACTATATCTCGGTGCATGTAAGGCCAGTACATATCATTTTCGGCTCGAGACAGTGTTCTCTCTGTACTAAAGTGTCCAGAACTAGGATGACTATGGAGTAGTTTGAGAACTTCAGGCACCAAACTCTGTGGGATAACAGCTTGATAGAGGATAGTTGACTTTTTCAGGTCTCTCTTTGTGCGATAAAGGATGCCATCCTCTACCTTGAAACGATTCAATTGCCATAGGAAACGTCTCATTCTTGGTGAATAACGGCGTATTTCTCTAGGACCAAGTTTGACTGTTTCAATCACCATGTGTTTGACAACTTGTACATCTTTGTCTAACTGCTGGTGACGAAAGATTTTGAGTCGTAGGCCATTAAGGATCTTTGACGATGAAGGAGGAAGACGAGCATCATCGTCTGATTTTGAGGATGTCTCTGATGTAGGAAGACATTGTTTGCTATTCGACTCTGGATAGTCAGGTGATTCAGGCATCGACGGAGGAAGGTAAGGCCTATTTACTTCAGGCTTCTCTCTTGGTGCATCTGTTTGTGTACCTACTGAACAAGTAATCTTGCTAATGTTCATGGCACACACACGAGACTTCGAAGGAGGGAGGTGCGTACCAGTGTTTGATGGGGCCGTCGGTGAGGTAGTTGATGGCTGGCCCACAACATCAACTAACGGTCGTTTCCCTGCCTATCAGAGAAATGTACTCTCCTTGGAGAATGAGGACGAAAGGATGTATCCACATTACCATGACGTTCAGGTCGGCGATAGTCATCATAGTATCTATCACGACGGAGGGGGCTTCTTCCTCTGTCTCGTCTGTCACTAGGACTTGGTGAACGTCGCCAATTATCATTGAAGTTCCCACGAGGACTCGGTGATCGTCGGCGAAATTTATCAGCATAATTACGATGGAGGGGGCTTGCTGCTCTTTCTCGACTATGATACTCATAATCTGGGGAGTCATAGCCATGATGGACGGGGCTTGTCTCTCTTTCCCGTCGGAAATCAGGATACCGCCTTGGACTAGGACTGAATGCTCGATGTCGGTCCTCTTTGAAATGAGAACGAGGCGATTTGTCTCTACTTTGGGTACGAGATGTAGGGCGAAGTGTCAGTGAAGAAAATTTCTTCTCAAGATCTTCAAGACGATCTAAAACTTTCTGAAGAGAAGGGTGATCAGAAGT encodes:
- the LOC121414838 gene encoding uncharacterized protein LOC121414838; the encoded protein is MNISKITCSVGTQTDAPREKPEVNRPYLPPSMPESPDYPESNSKQCLPTSETSSKSDDDARLPPSSSKILNGLRLKIFRHQQLDKDVQVVKHMVIETVKLGPREIRRYSPRMRRFLWQLNRFKVEDGILYRTKRDLKKSTILYQAVIPQSLVPEVLKLLHSHPSSGHFSTERTLSRAENDMYWPYMHRDIVDHCETCMACESFRNPTPSHQAPLQSVTTSYPFQTVYADIAMLPRTSSGSSYILVVVDHFSKFINLYAMKDQTATTVSKHLFEDYAREHGLPDVLYTDQGRQFESSLVHQLCKQFGIKKTRSSPYHPQGAGIVERTNRIVKDQLAKYLAERGGEWDQHLKQVELAYNSTVHSSTGYTPFFLLYGREVRLPHSVPSPDTRSNGITHHQYVQDLRSRLHRAFQYAASRNNAARVKQQANYNKKERNIQYLPGDLVWLNNPAMSRSKLAANWKGPYRIVSSSMGPTVRILGLDDDRKEMVIHKNRIKPYRSSTDPSDGNSFKYPPSGRHPYFSQSLPDGHTHNMTNHPYFMPNGHTHNMTYPYFMPSGHTHNMTPRPSFTPLSGSLPPSWSGGQANLPNGRLHPDDLPQNSSDGLHPSRSPATCSEGHRLPNDQSLARPSDDQSLAQPPDDDQPLAQPLDDDQPLAQPPDDDQTLAQPPEDDQTLAQPPRYDQPLMVPTIRTRSGRSVKKPSRYKDYEQ